A genome region from Micromonospora peucetia includes the following:
- a CDS encoding tetratricopeptide repeat protein, with translation MSLAKPVAETVARHLVATGQLIDEDPAEALAHALAARRLASRIAAVREAVGLAAYHAGEWQTAIAELRTYHRMSGLQSHLAVLADCERALGRPERAIDLFRGADREKLDQAVATELLIVAAGARGDLGQKDAAVAMLQVPELTSETADPWTARLRYAYADALLAVGRRDEAREWFSRASDVDTEGETDAAERLLELDGVVIEGDEEDEESAEEIASGPGAPGAVPARPDADLGGDAEPTEEDADDRRDDSADGDERQDEDTVPADEAADDDLADDDLVEDEAPAVVAGPAGDDTAAGDGGDKPTVTGGSDTAQR, from the coding sequence TTGTCGCTGGCGAAGCCGGTCGCCGAGACGGTCGCCCGGCACCTGGTGGCGACGGGTCAGCTGATCGACGAGGACCCGGCCGAGGCGCTGGCGCACGCGCTGGCAGCCCGTCGGCTGGCGTCCCGGATCGCCGCCGTCCGCGAGGCGGTGGGTCTGGCCGCGTACCACGCGGGAGAGTGGCAGACCGCGATCGCGGAGTTGCGTACGTACCACCGGATGAGCGGGTTGCAGAGCCACCTGGCGGTGCTCGCGGACTGCGAGCGGGCGCTGGGCCGGCCGGAGCGGGCGATCGACCTGTTCCGTGGCGCGGACCGGGAGAAGCTGGACCAGGCCGTGGCGACCGAACTGCTGATCGTGGCGGCCGGGGCGCGCGGCGACCTGGGCCAGAAGGACGCCGCCGTGGCCATGCTCCAGGTCCCCGAGCTGACCAGCGAGACGGCCGATCCGTGGACGGCCCGGCTGCGGTACGCGTACGCCGACGCGTTGCTCGCGGTCGGTCGTCGCGACGAGGCCCGTGAGTGGTTCTCCCGGGCGTCCGACGTCGACACCGAGGGTGAGACCGACGCCGCCGAGCGGCTGCTGGAGCTCGACGGTGTGGTGATCGAGGGCGACGAGGAGGACGAGGAGTCCGCCGAGGAGATCGCCTCCGGGCCCGGTGCCCCGGGCGCGGTGCCGGCCCGACCGGACGCCGACCTCGGCGGCGACGCGGAGCCGACCGAAGAGGACGCCGACGATCGGCGGGACGACTCGGCGGACGGCGACGAGCGGCAGGACGAGGACACGGTGCCGGCGGACGAGGCTGCCGACGACGACCTGGCCGACGACGACCTGGTGGAGGACGAGGCGCCTGCCGTCGTCGCAGGGCCAGCCGGCGACGACACCGCGGCCGGCGACGGTGGCGACAAGCCCACGGTCACCGGCGGGTCGGACACCGCGCAGCGATGA